One Euphorbia lathyris chromosome 1, ddEupLath1.1, whole genome shotgun sequence DNA segment encodes these proteins:
- the LOC136221455 gene encoding peptidyl-prolyl cis-trans isomerase CYP59-like, giving the protein MSVLIVTSLGDIVVDLFTEKCPLTCKNFLKLCKIKYYNGSLFHTVQKDFTAQTGDPTGTGAAGDSIYKFLYGEQARFFNDEIHLDLKHVKTGTLAMASGGENLNASQFYFTLRDDLDYLDGKHTVFGEVAEGLETLTRINEAYVDPKNRPYKNIRIKHTYILDDPYDDPPQLADLVPNASPEGKPKDEVDDEVRLEDDWVPMDEQLSIGELEEVIRAKEAHSSAVVLESIGDIPDAEIKPPENVLFVCKLNPVTEDEDLHTIFSRFGTVVAADIIRDFKTGDSLCYAFIEFDNVEACEQAYFKMDNALIDDRRIHVDFSQSVSKQWSEFRRHKNSQMGKGRGCFKCGALDHIAKDCTGDPTANQLQPSKYVIKDDNMQRGGNDNSRYEMVFDGETPAPESPRERKRNGHQDQQRKDSGDKHDRNRGQREDHERRTEERVDRRREQRDDDRRESRDYRKRSSENEGRGNERENNEGYRKRTTTDDDSHKGEPRADTSYKKRYTDSERRERRDEPSNRKYEHDRDDKRERRDEPSKRNYEHDRDDRRDRRDEPSNRKYEHDRDDRRDQRDEPSNRKYEHDRDDRRDRRDDRSNRNYEQDRDRRHRNDRRR; this is encoded by the exons atGTCAGTGTTAATagttacaagtttaggagaTATAGTCGTGGATTTATTCACTGAAAAATGCCCCTTAACCTGCAAGAATTTCTTGAAGCTCTGCAA GATTAAGTATTATAATGGCAGCCTATTTCACACGGTTCAGAAAGATTTTACTGCTCAAACTGGTGACCCTACTGGTACGGGAGCTGCTGGTGATTCAATTTACAA ATTTCTGTATGGTGAGCAGGCTCGATTTTTTAATGACGAAATCCATCTGGATTTGAAACATGTCAAGACTGGAACTCTTGCTATGGCCAGTGGTGGAGAGAATCTAAATGCCTCCCAG TTCTATTTCACATTGCGCGATGATCTGGATTACCTTGACGGGAAGCATACT GTCTTTGGGGAGGTTGCAGAAGGCCTTGAAACTTTAACTAGGATAAATGAAGCTTATGTGGATCCAAAGAACAGGCCATATAAAAATATCCG AATCAAACACACCTATATTCTTGATGATCCTTACGATGATCCTCCTCAGCTAGCTGATTTAGTTCCTAACGCCTCTCCTGAAGGGAAACCGAAGGATGAG GTTGATGATGAGGTACGGCTTGAGGATGATTGGGTGCCCATGGACGAACAATTAAGTATTGGAGAACTTGAGGAGGTCATTCGAGCAAAGGAAGCACATTCTAGTGCAGTTGTACTTGAGAGT ATTGGGGATATTCCTGATGCTGAGATAAAGCCTCCTGAGAATGTCCTTTTTGTTTGTAAACTTAATCCTGTTACTGAA GATGAAGACTTGCATACAATCTTTTCACGCTTCGGAACTGTTGTAGC GGCTGACATAATCCGGGATTTCAAGACTGGAGACAGTTTGTGCTATGCATTCATCG AGTTTGACAACGTAGAGGCATGCGAacaagcatattttaag ATGGACAATGCTTTGATTGATGATAGAAGGATACATGTGGATTTTAGTCAGAGTGTGTCGAAACAATGGTCTGAATTCAGGCGGCACAAAAACAGCCAAATGGGTAAAG GACGAGGTTGTTTCAAATGCGGTGCTCTTGATCACATAGCCAAGGATTGCACTGGCGATCCGACTGCCAACCAACTCCAACCATCGAAATATGTTATAAAGGATGATAATATGCAGCGTGGCGGAAATGATAACTCTAG ATACGAGATGGTATTCGATGGAGAAACTCCGGCTCCGGAGAGTCCacgagaaagaaagagaaacgGACATCAGGATCAACAAAGGAAAGATTCAGGTGACAAGCACGACAGAAACAGGGGACAGAGGGAGGATCACGAAAGGAGAACTGAGGAGAGAGTCGACAGAAGAAGAGAGCAACGAGATGATGACAGGAGAGAGAGTCGAGATTATAGAAAGAGAAGTTCCGAGAATGAAGGCCGAGGAAATGAACGGGAGAACAACGAAGGATATAGGAAGAGAACAACTACAGACGATGACAGTCACAAGGGAGAACCGCGAGCTGACACCAGTTATAAAAAGAGGTATACAGATAGCGAAAGGCGAGAGCGAAGGGATGAACCGAGCAACAGAAAGTACGAACATGACCGAGATGACAAACGAGAGCGAAGGGATGAACCGAGCAAGAGAAATTATGAACATGATCGAGATGATAGACGAGACCGAAGGGATGAACCGAGCAATAGAAAGTATGAACATGATCGAGATGACAGACGAGACCAAAGGGATGAGCCGAGCAACAGAAAGTATGAACACGATCGAGATGACAGACGAGACCGAAGGGATGACCGGAGCAATAGAAATTACGAGCAGGATCGAGATAGAAGGCATCGGAATGACAGGAGGAGATGA